CAAGGAGCCAGTTCTGCTCACTTATCACCAGATCTAATTCCCTGATCCTgcttccaaaaaaacaaacaaaaaaaaaaaccaaaaagcacACCAGTGTGCTCCCGTGCGCCACGGCCAGGTTACAGCACAAAGAGCTCCTCTGTCTGCTCCCGCGTGGGATGGGGAGCGCTGGGGGGGGCGTTTGtttgctgctctcagcagcctctgcagcccAGATCCCTCCTGGAGGACGGGCGGTGCGAGTGAAGAAAGCACCTAATTGGCGGCGGTGGTGGTAAATTTTGGAAGATTAATACTTTACGGCTGTAATTACGGCTTTTGTAGGCTGCTTGGCCTTTCTCCCAGGCAGCGAAGCTCTCTTTGCTGGGCGCCCTGTGAAGATAACCGGCTGGCGTGGGACCCCCAGGGTGGCGTGGCAGGGAGAAACCTCAATCAGCTCGGCATCGCCGCCTTCGGGCAGCACCGCTGGTGGGCTGCGTGTGGTATTGGCACAGTGCCTGGCACAGCAGGGGACATCGGGGGACACCAGCACCCCTTGTGTCAGCACATCGCTGCTGCCCATCGCCTGCCCAAACGCACCCGGGCACCCCCGTGACAGCTCCGTGGCTACTGATGGAAGCACGCAGCAGGGCAAGGCAGGGGGTAAGGGGCAGCATCGGGGGCCAACGTGCTCAGAATTTTGAGAGCACTTTTGGGATGGCTGCTGGCGGCACTTCTCAGCTCTGGTGGGGCAGCGTGCATGCTCACTGCAGCCTTACAGCCCCTTCCTTCGCTCGGGAACCCCTTATCCACACCTCCGAGTGGTCACCACCACCATGAAACGGATGTAGATAGGTGCTCCAGGGCTCACTCTGCTTCTAATTCTTTTTGGGATAACTTCATTTCCAAGGATGCTTTCAGAAACCACAtctgctcccttctcccctctgGGAGCAGCCTAAGGACGAGCACCTTTGCACCCAGCAGCCCTCCTGTGCTCCCTGTGGCCCCGCAAGTGGCCTCACAGCCTAACAcatctcctttcttctgctccaGCCGGGCTATCCCAGCCTGCGCCGGACACCGCGGCAGCCTGTGACAtgcctgggaaggggctgggacTGGGGATGGCTGGCTGCAACTCCGACAGCTGCGACAGCATGGTCAGCACGGCCTCCAACCACTCGCAGCGGGTAAGTCACCCCGTCGCGCCCAGCCTGGGCACAGCTCAACCCTCTCAGCACGGGATTTGGGTCTGATTTCTGCTCTCCTCAATTTCTGCTCAAAACTACTCCCTGCAGGTGCTGTGACAGTGCCTGGGGAGCCCCGTGCCAAGGGCAGCACAAGGGCCCCAGGAATCCCTGCCCCAAAGCGCTCAGAGTCCTCCCTGCCTGTGTGGCAGCGATGGAGCAGACCTCACTGCAGTTTGGTTCCCTTGAGGAATAAAACCAAGCTGCAAGAGCTGCCAAAGGGGCAGATTGCCCTGGCActgggcaggaggagcctgGTGGTTCCCCCATGCAGGATTAGACCAGCCGGATAACTGGGTCAGAGTGGCTCCAGCAAGGGTGACTTCACCTGGAAAAGACACTGAGACTCCTCCCCAGCTGACAAGAGATTGGGTTAGGAGTTAAGGCAGAGACGAGCTGGGGTGATGGGTGTAGATGCGCAATTTTTCATTAtctgtttcttaaaacttgTTTGTCTCCAAACACCGATTCCAAGATTGATGGCCTAATTACATCCTGTCTGACTTGGAGCATAATTGATATGTGTTAGTGCAAAGCTCAGTCCCAAACAGGTTTTCCATTTGATGTATTGCAAACCAGAACCAAACCCTCTAAAATTTATTAGGGATGGACAAACTGGTTGTAATATTGCATGGTAAAGGGTTTGGGTAGGTGCCTCTGCAAAACAGCTCCACCTGGGACAATTTATCCCCCATGCTTGTTGATCTGATGCACTCTCCATCCTTTCCCCCCCTTCAGTTGTTTGATGATATATTGCTTGTGGTGCCTTTTGACTTGGCACTTCTACAGCGATCATATCTCATGATGCTTGAAGTGCAACAATAATTAAGCAGGATCTTGCTGTACTCCTTTCTAAGCTGGGGTACAAATGGGAGAACAAGGAGAGGGACCACATCCCCAGGAAGCTTTCAGTATTTAGGATGTTTAGACAAATTTCTAGGATTCAGCACTGCTGGTCAGTACAGATGTCAGCATCTACAGACCACCCACGGTACCAGCCCTGtcatatttcaaaggaaaacaaagaactgaGAGGTGGAGGCCAAGTTTTCACAATGAGAATAACCTGCCTTCTGATGCTCGCAGTAGGGCGATGTAAAAGTGTCCCTGCAGTACCATCTTCATTAGAGGACATTCTCTAGTTGCCTGCAGCTGCTAAGTACCCGTCTCTGAGTAGCTGCTGCCTGGGTCCCAGGGCCAGGAGTCGTGCCCcaggtctcccctgagctgctggggctgtgaaTGAAGTACACCTGCGTCTCCTATCCACaccacctttttccttttcagagtgATAACAGCTATGACTATTTATCTGTGGAAGAGAAAGAGTGCTTGATGTTCTTGGAAGAAACCATCGGCTCGCTGGATGCCGAAGCAGACAGTGGGGTTTCCACCGATGACACCGACTACACGGAGCCCCCCAGGCCACGGCCCAAGAGAGACGCCGCTGCCTGGGGTGAGCTGGGAATCGTGCTCCTCCCTGGGGTGCCAGGGGACTCCACACTGGGGTGCACCTCCttggcaggcagggaaggagcagggccCCAGTTTTATTCACATAAGCCAAAGCCAGCTGGTTTCCATCGCTCCACAGATAAGAGGTGGCTTCAGGCAGCCATAGGTAGGGCACCAGCTGCCTTTTCCCAGTTATTGCATGCAGGAGCTGCTAGCAGCTATCTAACAAGGCAAAGAGCACTGCATCTTTTCCTGTGCTCTGAACAGGCATGCACAAGTTAAGGCTCCTCACCACATGTGCTCTGTCAAATCCAAAGTATCTGACCTTTACAGCCAGAGCACATTAGCTGGGGTCGGGGTAAACACTGGGAGCAAGTACTCTGTTGTACTGCACTGGTTTAATCAGGCATGAAATGTTCTGTAAGCACCAAGATATTCTGTGTCCATGTGCAGAAAAGTGCTTGACTTTTCCCCTCTCTGACTAGATTTGGAGAACGGGGCTCCTCCTCCCGGCGCAGGCCAGCAGCgtgcagctgagcagaggggtGGCGAgagctcctccagcccagctccagcagccgtTCCAAGCCCAGGCTACTACAGTCTTCCAAGGAGCATCACTACAGCAAATGCACAAAGAGCAAACCAGGTTTCTGATGGCAAAGTGGCTGTACACGATGTGAAGGACCCAGCGCCACCAGGTAAAGCTTCCCAGGAGATGGCTGAGGAGGACAGGCTTGGCCAAGGCAACCTAAGAACCCAGGTGAAACCCCTGCTTATCCCACCTCCAGCTCCCTTCCAGGATGACCTGGTGAGCCGTGAAGAGCAGCCACGGAGGAGCAGCTTGGATGCCAAGTGGGAAAACACGGAGGAAAGCTGGACACGGGCCGTGCCATCCCGGCCAGCCCCAGAGCACGCATCTGTCCCTGATCTTACATTGCCACCACACcaggagatggggagggagagcACAGCGCTTCCTCAGggccagctggagcagccagcACCACAGGAGGCCCCTCAGGACCCTGAAGCCAAGCGTGGGCCTCCAACAGCCCCCAAGCCACGCAAACTGCCACCAAACATTATCCTGAAAACCAGCAAAAACAGCCCGGTGCTGCTCGCCACAGAGCCTGGCCAGAAGGTGAAAATCCCCCCTCCGGCACCCGCCGGCTCTCAGCCCGGCTCTGCCAGCGATGCCGCTGCAGAAAAAGTGAATTCAGGGCAGCTCGACCCCAAGGAGCGGGAGAAAGCCAGGCGGGAGGCGCTGGagaagctggggctgccccaggacCACGGGGAGCCCCGCACCCGCCTcggccctgcccctgctccccgcggCGAGCACAGGGCGATGGAGAGCGCGGCCCCGGGCGCACGGGCGATGCACTTCAAGTCCAACACCCTGGAGCGCTCcggcgtggggctgggcagctgcaTGGCCAGCGCCAAGGAGCCGGCCACCAAGGGCAGCAGCTCGCTGGGCAAGATGTCCTTCATCGAGCGCCTCGCCCCCAGCTTCCTCCGCAGCAGCCGCCCCCGGCCGGCATCGCTCGGGGCGGGGAAGGACTTCGCGGCTCTGAAGGAGCCCCCCGAGCCGGAGAAGAGCAGCAAGCGCAGATCGCACCCGCTGCAGAGCttcccccggccgccccgctcctGCGTCAGCGTCAAGATTTCCCCCAAGGGAGCCACCGACGAGCACCGGCGCGAGGCGCTGAGGAAGCTCGGCCTGCTGAAGGAGTAGCGAGACCCCCGGCATGAGGGGCTCACCCCGCGGGGATTTCCTTGGGGATGTGGCCATCAGAACCTGCTGCCGTGAGCCCAGCATCTCAGGAGGGGGGACATCGGGTCCTGCTGCCCCCAGAGCTGCGCTCATGCCAAATAAAGCGATGCCACCTGTACATAAGGTTTTGTACATAGCAAGGGGTGAGTTATTTAAAGAAGTTGGCAGTCAGAACTTGGACGGGGTGCGTCTCATGTCTTTAATGCATCTGGGGTCTGTCACAGTGGGGAAACTGTggattttgcttgttttaacaCGGGTTGGCTCTGGATAAAAGCTCTCTGGAGAGAAGTGCTGGACTCTGCTGCTCACTTTGGGATTTTatggtaggtttttttttttttggtaaattaaTCAAAAGCCTCCAAGGCCTGAGCGCTCACCTGCCCCACGCATACACCTCCCCAAAGCCACAACTGCCACGTGTAAAACTGCCAGGCTGACAGGAGCTGGAAGCGTGCATCAGTGCTCCTCAGACAGTGACTGTGCTCACACCCGGCCCTGATAACCCTGGGTACGCCGCTTAGAAATAAGACACAAACATCAGCGTTCATCACGAAAAGAGAGTTAAGAAGTGACAGATTGTGTTCTGGTGACAGAGCCAGAAATGCTGCCCAAAGCCAGAAAGGTGCAAATCAGAAAACACCATCTCATTCCctttctgctctccctgcatCCTTGAGACCCAAAATTTATGCTGTGCACCTTTTATGACAAAGGTGTATTATTCCTGTAATAAAATTTATGTGATCGTAAAATAACGATGTGGTACAGATTTACTCTTGTGTAGCAGTCAAAGCTCTGGCGAGTGATGAGTTTTACCCATCGAGGTGCCCTGACTTGACGGTGCGAGCAGCCCAGCCAGCACCGTGACAAGGTCCAAGCCAGTCGGGGACCTGCAGAAATAAGGGTTTGTGTCGGTGCTTCCAGTAGGACAGGCAGGCACAAAACTCTGCCAGGCTGGGACACAGGACCTGCTCTGACAGTCCCACCCCACCTGCGTCACCTCCTGGCTCTGCGGGGACATGGCCCATAGCAGCCGGGTGGCAACGTTAACAGCAGCTTGGCTTGAAaagaccattttattttcttccccccaaaaaCAAGTCTTTCATGCAACCCTGGTTTTCAGAGCTGGACTTTTAGAAAGAGCCTCTGCCTGAGAAAGCAAGCGCCTTTGTTCCTAACAGGcaatttcatttccaaactaACACGGGCTTGTTTTGGAAAGAGGGGCTGACCTGTGGAGGCAATTGCACGAAACAATTTACTGATGTTAATTAACTGCTGACAATATTAAGATAAAGTTGCACTCTACCGTTTTCCTAGCTGACCttgcaataaaaatactttttaaagccAGTGTTGTGAATACTAAACAGGCTCATACCACAAAACCCAGAGCCAGGTTTCTAATTCCTCTCTCAACAGGCATAAGCAGAGCTTTGGTTTTGCATGGAAAGGGGAAAGCATCCCTCCAAAAGAGCTACACCATTTTCTGAATCCCCAAATAACAGAGGTGTGCACAAGTGGTGGGAAGAGTACAAATTAAAAGCACTGACCCACATCAGGAATCCAAGGAATGCAAGAAAATATCTGATTAGCTACACTTTACGAAACCAGGGAAATGCTTGTTTGTAGTTAAGCAAATAGCTTAATTAGTTTGAGGCTGGCCAGCAGTAATGCAAACCTAGAGAGGAAGCTAGGAGATGCACGGGCTAAGGTCCAACCGAAAACTCAGCGTTTTGCTCAGTAAATGCCACGCTGCAGGGGCCGGGCAGGATTACAGCTCCTTGCAGTGAGGACTGAGCAGGGTGCAGGTCCCGTGCACAGCACCTTGGGCACAAGCAGCTCACAGTAACAGGGGTCAGAGTGAAGGTGTCCTCCATGCAAATTGGTAGACTTGGCcatgtgaagggaaaaaagagcaagGGGATGCTCTGCTTTTATGATTTCGGTGCTTGCATCCCGACTGTCCCACCCCACCCTCCACAGCCAGCTGCTTGCACACAGGGCTGGGGCCACCCTGGCcaaagcaaaaggcagaaagcaCAGCTTGGCTTGAGAAAACCACTCCCAGATGTTGCAAAAGGCTCTGCAGGCTACAGCTGTGCCCTCCCTGCCACAGCAGGATCCATCCCAGTGTCCACAGCAGGGCCAGCTCCGGGCAGCACCACGCACCCAGGAGCTGCTCTTGCGCAAGGAGTCACACAGCCTGTGGGGATaaacaccttcccttcccttctaaTGACTGCAAACACACCTCACCTGTcaattgctgtatttttgctCGCAGGATTACATAGCAACGCCTGCTTTTGGCAGGGCTGGCCCAGGGTGAGCGATTACACCCAGAGGACCCAAGGCCAAGAGAAGCACTtcaccagcacagctcccagagGCACAGCTCTGGGAGTTCAGAGAAGGGACACCACTCATCCGTGCAGCTGCTTTAATTTATTcccttttgtttgcatttcacaCCAACTGAGCCACGTGCACAGCTCCTGTAAGTGACCATCACTCCATGCCATCCGGGTTTAACATATAACctttaaagcaaattttctgCTAAGATGGCCAACCAAAACTTCTCTTTCATTTAGACCATGCTTTCTCCTTTAAAGAGAATCACTTGCACTTGAAAGTCAAGGGCCTGGGGAGCACAGCACTGGGTGGAaacctctcctcctgcagcccaggaggcagctgcagcccctgcaagcaggcagtggggctgggaaTCAGCatcagccctgtgctgtcagccTCCCAGGTGATTTCTCCCTCCACACCAGCCAGCAAAGaccacagggagcagagctctcCTGCTCGGACGTAACCCGTAATCCACAGGCTCAAAGGAAAGCTTTACCTCTGCTCCAACCCAGCCCACGCTTCTCAGCGGCAGTCTCCAAGGAcgagctgctctgcagccaagTGCCCGCAGCATCCCCGCTGTCACCTGGTGCACAAGCAGCCAGAACAACCCTAGTTTGCAGACTGGAAGGAGCCTGAGCCAAGCACTTCGTGTCTCTTTTATAGGGCACTGAGGTCAGGTGCCTggctgccacagctgctgcctccatCAAGCCCAAAGCCTTGCCCAAGCACAGCTGGTGCGAGGGGCTGTAGTGGTTGCTGCTCTTTGCACAGAAACATGGTCATTTTTAACCTAAAAGTACTGACACAGTGTGCACAGACAATAAGAGGACATGATAAAAAGCACTTGGCAGAGCCATGGTGGGTGCTTGGATTTATCCAGGTATCCAGGGGAtgagcaggagaaaagaaagaacaaaaccaaaatccacGTTCAAGTTCAGCCAGACTCCAGCTGGGTTCCTGGGCTCTTGTCTGGGTACCTCTGAAAGCAGACTTGGTATCATTTAATTCTGGGCACAATTTTCTTGATTTGTGTCTGGAAGGCAAAATTACAGCAGACCCTAGACAAAAAAATAGCCATGAAGAGAGAACgtagtatttaaaatgtaacataAAGAGTTGGCAAATCTACCCTCGATACCTGGATTATACAGGCTGTGTTTACACTGCAACAATCTTAGTAAGGATCCAAAGAAAACACtcagctttgcattttgcataGACTATTTATCCACTTTTTAACTATCAGTCCCGCACTGGCTCAGACATATCATTTCCATGTCTATGTGAGTCTGTCAAGACCTGCTAGCCCAATTAAAGCATTCTTGCATACATCTTTCATTACAAAGATCACTTTCAGGAGAAGTGGTTTGTTAAATTCTGGTGGTATCAGGAAGCTGCcttgtccctgctgcccctgcgCTGGTCCGGATGTGACAAACCTCCCCTGGGGCTCAGCAAAGCTGGGCAGAATCCAGTGCAGAACTGGACCAAATATACTCTGCATTTCTCTCCATTATGTTTTTGTTCATGTTCTTTGTTTCTAATGGACgtttcagagaaaacaggcGCACGTACCCCCAAACCCTCCTCACTGCAGTTCCTTTGCGCACGGTGCTGAGCGCCGGAGAGCTAGCAACCTGCAGAAAAGCCAGACAGAAAGACGAGCTGCACCAAATGCATTCAAGTGTTTTACTGCAGACTCCTTCAAAATGAACACTTTTTTCTCtggctttggtttgttttgctttacttacCAGTGATGTGAATTTACCTGATATCTTAAAACCAATTGAGGTCAATGTTCCTCACCCCTGCTCTTAAAGCCTGTGCCCTGGCTCTGCCTCAGCAGCCACCAGTTCAGCCCCAGTGAACCCCTGCATCTCCCTTGGCAGGATGGTGTGGGTGAACACGCTGCTGTGAGATTTcagctgttctttgttttcaaataccCTTCAGCTTTGAAGTTCAGTAAGAGACAGAACGGGTCATTATTGTTCCTGACACAGGGGTTTGTGCGCAGTGATAACATATCTGACCTGTTTCAACAGTGCTGCCCTAGCCTGAATTTAATCATTAACTCCCGTGGACGCTGCAGAACAAGCAGGGGGTGCTGGGATTTATTGGTAACAGCTCTGAGTGCAGGCAGGCTGCACGGagatgctgccagcagcctccacAGCTGCTCGTTGGGAGAACACACACCGGGGACCAGCGCGATGCCCATCTGTGTGGCACGGGGCCACTGCTCAGTTGTGCTGAGTTGTGCCATCGTGTGCCCattacagaaaggaagagaaatttccTTCACAAGCATAGCTCAGAAGAGCAAATCCTGTAACCTGACTGAAAGCCAGCTCCTGTTCGGCAATAGGAGAAGCTGCAAGGCCATGAAGCAGCCGCCTTTGCTGCCCCCACGCAGTCCCTGCCTTTTGCTGCGGTCACTGTCACCCTGCCACAGCGTGTTCCTTGCTTCAGGAGTTATGCTCTGAAAATGTCCCTCGCTGCTCCAGGGCTGCCgaatctgtttgcttttctatcTGAAGGAGGTGGAGAGCCCAGCTGTTCAAAAGCTGGGGTCAGCTTGGGACACCCGGGGACCTTGTGCAGAGAACAAGGTGAGCGTTCCCACCCCAGGAGAGCAAGGAAGCAGCTCAGTGCTAGCGCTGCTTGTTAGCACCCCTTCACAGCATCTCTGTCACAGGCAATCTGCCTCCACCCAGAATATCCTGCCACCTCACTGCTCTTCAGAGTGACTCAGGACGTCTTACCCGGCCTGACCGGCTCCTCTCGGGAGAGCTCGTCCGAGAGCAGCCACTGCCTTTGATCTCAACCCGCTGAGCTCCTTCCTAACGCAGGCACAGCCgtggctgctccagcagctcctgcagctgggggtgGGACAGCTCCCACTATTGGGGCAAACCAGCCCCTATCCATGGGGCTGGGATTCTGCTGCAACATTGCATAAGTCCTGCTCCTTATCCCCCAGAGGTTGCTCTTTTCTCCCAGTTCCCCAGCAATTCTGCTCGTTTCCATCCGcacacaggctgcagcactCCCTGCGGGACGTAGCAGCCCCAAGCTGCATTCATTACCTTTTGTAAGGAGCCCACGGGATGCCAGGCGCTGGTGGCTCACCCGGTGGCAGCAGGTTTTGTCACCCATGGATTTCACCAtgcccctgcagcaggctggcagcacaCAACACCCCAGCACGGACACCCCACAACAGcggctgctcctggtgctgaaCACCCTCAGGCTGAACAAGGCAGGGAGCAAACAGAGGAGCCTTAACCCCTCCTGCCCGGCCCCACTTTGCTAACAcacctccctcccttttctgtACTGAGGTACAGAAGCGCCCCTTTCTGGACTGAGCGAAACGCAGAAGCGGAGCCAGGTCCCCCCCCGTACCCAGAGAGGTCAAGAATTTGCatccaaataataataattaaaaaaataccaaaaaatgaCTCTCTAGAAGAACTTTTCCACAAAGAAATGACTCTCTAGAAGAGGTGTTTTCCGGCTGTGGCCTGGATCCAGCTGATGGATCCAGAAGGACCACCAGGTAGAGCAGCTTTCTACCCACGCGTTCTGgtctgggagcagctctgccccgctCCCGGCACCAATCCTGCGGGCTGGCAGCCCCGAGAGCAGCCCCTTAGCCCGGCTTTAGGGGCAGGTGGCCGGGCAGAGCGCGGCGCCAGGACTTGCCCTTGCTCCCGGCATCGTTCCCCGCGGTGCCAGCAAGGGGTCGCCAgggcgcggcggcggcagcagctcCGCGGAGCGACGCGCGGTGGCACTGCGAGCCCGCGGGGAGCGCCGCCCGCCCGGGCACGGCCGGGGACAGGCGGGGACAGCCGGACAGGGCCGGGGACAGCCGGCACCCACGCGCTCCCCGCATCTGAGCTGTGCTGCGAAGGCATTTGCACCCCAGGAGCCCGGAGGCGCCCGGGGCTTTTTGCT
The Cygnus atratus isolate AKBS03 ecotype Queensland, Australia chromosome 24, CAtr_DNAZoo_HiC_assembly, whole genome shotgun sequence DNA segment above includes these coding regions:
- the C24H1orf116 gene encoding specifically androgen-regulated gene protein isoform X1, whose protein sequence is MPGKGLGLGMAGCNSDSCDSMVSTASNHSQRSDNSYDYLSVEEKECLMFLEETIGSLDAEADSGVSTDDTDYTEPPRPRPKRDAAAWDLENGAPPPGAGQQRAAEQRGGESSSSPAPAAVPSPGYYSLPRSITTANAQRANQVSDGKVAVHDVKDPAPPGKASQEMAEEDRLGQGNLRTQVKPLLIPPPAPFQDDLVSREEQPRRSSLDAKWENTEESWTRAVPSRPAPEHASVPDLTLPPHQEMGRESTALPQGQLEQPAPQEAPQDPEAKRGPPTAPKPRKLPPNIILKTSKNSPVLLATEPGQKVKIPPPAPAGSQPGSASDAAAEKVNSGQLDPKEREKARREALEKLGLPQDHGEPRTRLGPAPAPRGEHRAMESAAPGARAMHFKSNTLERSGVGLGSCMASAKEPATKGSSSLGKMSFIERLAPSFLRSSRPRPASLGAGKDFAALKEPPEPEKSSKRRSHPLQSFPRPPRSCVSVKISPKGATDEHRREALRKLGLLKE
- the C24H1orf116 gene encoding specifically androgen-regulated gene protein isoform X2; translated protein: MPGKGLGLGMAGCNSDSCDSMVSTASNHSQRSDNSYDYLSVEEKECLMFLEETIGSLDAEADSGVSTDDTDYTEPPRPRPKRDAAAWDLENGAPPPGAGQQRAAEQRGGESSSSPAPAAVPSPGYYSLPRSITTANAQRANQVSDGKVAVHDVKDPAPPAPFQDDLVSREEQPRRSSLDAKWENTEESWTRAVPSRPAPEHASVPDLTLPPHQEMGRESTALPQGQLEQPAPQEAPQDPEAKRGPPTAPKPRKLPPNIILKTSKNSPVLLATEPGQKVKIPPPAPAGSQPGSASDAAAEKVNSGQLDPKEREKARREALEKLGLPQDHGEPRTRLGPAPAPRGEHRAMESAAPGARAMHFKSNTLERSGVGLGSCMASAKEPATKGSSSLGKMSFIERLAPSFLRSSRPRPASLGAGKDFAALKEPPEPEKSSKRRSHPLQSFPRPPRSCVSVKISPKGATDEHRREALRKLGLLKE